In Lutra lutra chromosome 6, mLutLut1.2, whole genome shotgun sequence, the following are encoded in one genomic region:
- the RPL7L1 gene encoding 60S ribosomal protein L7-like 1 isoform X1: MSSRRSFGNMAEEEQRKKIPLVPENLLKKRKAYQALKATQAKQALLDKKEQKKGKQLKFKRLEWFLHDSWRQQRDRVRLRRLEVKPRGLEVPDKHSLAFVVRIQRINGVSSLVQRTIARLRLKKIFSGVFFRVTPQTIKTLRVVEPYVAWGFPNLKSVRELILKRGQAKVKNKTIPLTNNTVIEEHLGKYGVICLEDLIHEIAFPGKNFQEISAFLRPFHLSVARHTTKNRVGFLKEVGLPGYRGERINQLIRQLN, translated from the exons ATGAGCAGTCGTCGCAGCTTCGGAAACATGGCGGAGGAAGA GCAAAGAAAAAAGATCCCGTTGGTTCCAGAAAATCTCCTGAAAAAGAGGAAGGCTTATCAGGCCCTTAAAGCCACTCAAGCAAAGCAGGCACTTTTGGACAAGAAGGAG cagaagaaaggaaaacagctcAAGTTTAAGCGACTGGAATGGTTCTTACATGATTCCTGGCGGCAGCAACGTGACAGGGTGCGCCTCAGACGACTAGAAGTGAAACCTCGTGGCCTGGAAGTGCCAGATAAACATTCCTTGGCCTTTGTTGTACGCATCCAAAG GATTAATGGGGTGAGTTCACTGGTGCAGAGGACCATTGCAAGGCTTCGCCTGAAGAAGATTTTCAGTGGTGTCTTTTTCAGAGTAACCCCCCAGACCATAAAAACGCTGCGTGTAGTGGAACCTTATGTGGCCTGGGG GTTTCCAAATCTGAAGTCTGTCCGGGAACTCATCTTGAAACGTGGACAAGCCAAGGTCAAGAATAAAACCATCCCTTTGACAAATAATACAGTgattgaggagcacctgg GGAAGTATGGTGTTATTTGCCTGGAAGACCTCATTCATGAAATTGCCTTTCCGGGGAAGAATTTCCAGGAGATCTCTGCATTCTTACGTCCTTTCCATCTCTCAGTGGCCCGTCACACTACCAAGAATAGAgtgggcttcctgaaggaggtgggCTTACCTGGCTATCGAGGTGAACGCATCAATCAGCTCATTCGACAGTTGAATTAA
- the RPL7L1 gene encoding 60S ribosomal protein L7-like 1 isoform X2, whose translation MSSRRSFGNMAEEEQRKKIPLVPENLLKKRKAYQALKATQAKQALLDKKEKKGKQLKFKRLEWFLHDSWRQQRDRVRLRRLEVKPRGLEVPDKHSLAFVVRIQRINGVSSLVQRTIARLRLKKIFSGVFFRVTPQTIKTLRVVEPYVAWGFPNLKSVRELILKRGQAKVKNKTIPLTNNTVIEEHLGKYGVICLEDLIHEIAFPGKNFQEISAFLRPFHLSVARHTTKNRVGFLKEVGLPGYRGERINQLIRQLN comes from the exons ATGAGCAGTCGTCGCAGCTTCGGAAACATGGCGGAGGAAGA GCAAAGAAAAAAGATCCCGTTGGTTCCAGAAAATCTCCTGAAAAAGAGGAAGGCTTATCAGGCCCTTAAAGCCACTCAAGCAAAGCAGGCACTTTTGGACAAGAAGGAG aagaaaggaaaacagctcAAGTTTAAGCGACTGGAATGGTTCTTACATGATTCCTGGCGGCAGCAACGTGACAGGGTGCGCCTCAGACGACTAGAAGTGAAACCTCGTGGCCTGGAAGTGCCAGATAAACATTCCTTGGCCTTTGTTGTACGCATCCAAAG GATTAATGGGGTGAGTTCACTGGTGCAGAGGACCATTGCAAGGCTTCGCCTGAAGAAGATTTTCAGTGGTGTCTTTTTCAGAGTAACCCCCCAGACCATAAAAACGCTGCGTGTAGTGGAACCTTATGTGGCCTGGGG GTTTCCAAATCTGAAGTCTGTCCGGGAACTCATCTTGAAACGTGGACAAGCCAAGGTCAAGAATAAAACCATCCCTTTGACAAATAATACAGTgattgaggagcacctgg GGAAGTATGGTGTTATTTGCCTGGAAGACCTCATTCATGAAATTGCCTTTCCGGGGAAGAATTTCCAGGAGATCTCTGCATTCTTACGTCCTTTCCATCTCTCAGTGGCCCGTCACACTACCAAGAATAGAgtgggcttcctgaaggaggtgggCTTACCTGGCTATCGAGGTGAACGCATCAATCAGCTCATTCGACAGTTGAATTAA